The sequence AGAGGTTAGCATCAGAGGCAGGGTTAGGGCTTGAGGACGTACTATCATCTCCTCCACTTTGCTAAGGGTGAGCTCTGCATCGTCCTCGATGACGGCCTCCTCCTCGGCTGCCTCTGTGGGGTAGCTTGGTCTGGACAGAGGAAACAGCGCTGTTTACCTATTATGGTCTGCGCGGTATTGGTAGTGTTGCATTGGCATGCGTACTAGGAGTCTGTGTCCTCTGGTTGGTGTAGTTTAGCTTTGAGTATAGTTGAGCGGGGTAATGTATGCGAGTGTCTAATGTTTTGTATGGTAGTATCCATGTTGTACGGTATGATACTAACGTTTCATGTTTTTGTGTGGTGTTCCTCCATGTACAATGgtgtgtgtatcggtgtgtCAGGGTGGACCGAGGTTctggtacggggggggggggtgccagaCCTTTTGAAGCTGAAGCCCCTCTTCTTCAGGGCCTGCTCGGCCAGGCGGTCCAACACAAAGCACACCTGTTCCCCACAGCCAGCCTTCAGCTTGTTGGGGGGGAAGTCAACCTTCAccccctagacacacacacagtcacacaaagacgcagacgcacacacacacacacacacacacacaatttacaacCCTGTGTCTCCATGACCTATGAATATGTTTCGAATATACAGTGGAAATATATCGCTTGAACAGAACAGAATACAAAACGGCggcgcggcggcggggggggcggggcttacgaAGGCGCGCAGCTCGGCCAGGATGTTGGACACGGTGGCGTAGGGCTCGTCGTCGTCCCGGGGCGCGGGGAACGGGCGGCCCGCCACGTTGATCAGCCACGACGCGATGGCCGTGAACAGGAAGAACTGCTCGCCAGGGTTGGACGCTACGTACGGGCTGGACACGAAGTAGTGCCTACAAGAACAAGATGGACGACGTCAGGGGTGGCGTCAAACCTTTGGGTTTGTTCAAGGTGACAGGATGTTCAATTCTAAACAGACTGCATTTATacgcggcagtagctcaggaggtagagcgggttggctggtaacctgaaggttgttggttcgatccccggctcctcctagctgagtgtcgaggtgtccttgagcaaggcactgactgttagctcccgacgagctgtcgccttgcatggttgactccgccgtcggtgtgtgaatgtaatTCCTAACATTCAccgattcattcacacattctcacaccgacggtggagtcCGCTAGGAGGACCCAGGGATAGCACTAGTAACTTTCCGGTTAGCAGCCCACCCCATCTATCTCCTGAGCCACATATGTCGATCCCATTTTGATGGTTGTTGACCCGTGAAGATGAGACCAGAAATAGAAGTACGATGTAGATGTACCATGGTAAACGTCCTTTACGAAACTACATTATTAATAATGATGAGAAAGGATGATGCTATTATATTATTACTTCCTACGACCCTACAATATTTATAATGATGATGAATGATCAAGTGATAGAATTTGTTCCTAGATCACTAAATTATTTACAATGGTGAGAGATTATAAAAAGCTTATAATTAGTTCCTAGGACACTCGAATACTAATAATGACTCAAAATGATGTTAGTACATTATTACCTCCTAGGACACTACAGCATCAATAATGTGAATAGATGATAATAGTTAAGAAACCCATGTCTGGTTTGTTGTGGATGAGAGGGTACGTGGGGGGTGGGGTCACCTACACACTCATCATTCATCACTACCCCATCTCACAAACATGACCCTCGACTGTGGTTTCTCTGCACCTCGGCTCATCATGAGGCTGTTTGTTGACCATCTTGTTCAACTTGTGCCCCCTAACAACGAATGATACATCCCTGTATTGTGATCTCTTACTCTGATTCAACACTGTCCATCcagatcaacaaacacacagcttccTCTGACAACCAGCTTCAAAACAGCAGGGCAGTCGCCTCAAGAGGTTAACACCTCCTAAAGAGACCGAGTCGTCTTCTGTCGCGGTGTCGTACCTCGACATGGCCTTCATGTTGTGCGCGGCCAGCACTTCCTCCTCGTAGTCCAGGATCTTCAgcttctccagcagctcctccatcaccacaaaCATGTGGTGGACACCCCCCGGCCCccgctcctcgtcctcccctcGCCTAGGCTCCTCCGACATGTCGACGAAAGCACCGACAGaccgatatatatataccgCAGGAGAACAGAGAACCCGTGTCGCTTTCGCTCACTTAACTGTCACGAACGCCGAGTTGGTTGTTATGGTAACCATCCGGTGTCAAGCATCCGAAGGCTAGCTTGGTGGTGGTGAGCGGTCTGCTGTGCTACCCTGTCTGCATGTCGTTTTAACAGCTAAAAGATCAATACATCGacacatataatataataattaaacaCCACAAAACTATGCTCCCCTTTTGAGAGAGCTAAATGTCGTTTCGCCAGACCATCGTCTTCTTTTCTATTGATTTGTGTGTTGGTCCAATCAATGCGTCTGCCACCTAGCGGATGGGAGGGTAATTCCTTGTGCGAGAATAATTTTCTTTCAATTGAGTACTAGAGTTATATTATCTTACTTAATATATGCGTTATTATCTATCCAAGACAAACGATTAGTTAGAGTAATCAAATCAGATCTATTCCTGGTATTCTATATTTAACGAGTAGTAATATATAACGGTTTTATTTATAACGGGTATAACAAGGTAaaaaaatctgtgtgtgtgtgtgtgtgtgcatgtgcgtgtgcttgtgcgcgtgcgcgcgcgcgcgcgcgtgtgtgtgtgtgtgtgtgtgtgtgtgtgaatgtggtctatgtgtatatgtgtttgtgtccatacTTCAGTGTATGTATGTTTCAGTGAAGCACGTGcatatgttcatgtgtgtgtttgtgcgcatggtttgtgtgcgtctctgtgtgtgcgtgtgtgtgtgcatgattgtatgtatatgtgtgtgtgtgtgggtgtgtatatataaggtttacatgtatgtgtttgtgtgtgtagggtttaggtgtattttgtgtgtattttgtgtgtattttgtgtgtgtgtgtgtgtgtgtgtgtgtgtgtgtgtgtgtgtgtgtgtgtgtgtgtgtgtgtgtgtgtgtgtgcgtgtgcgtgtgcctggtttgaatgtgtgcgtgccttgtttcatctatgtgtatgtgcatttgaGCTTGTGAATAATTcatccaccctcaccctccGGTGTTGTGACAGGCAGATCTgatgagaggggtggagggggaggaggaggaggaggtggaggaggaggaagaggaggagaaggaggaggagggggtgcttGTTTAATCTACATGCTGCTCTCTGACTGCCTCTGCACACACCGGTTCTCCCAGGGGACAGTGGTGAGTGGCAGCGCATGCTGCATCAAACCCTGACGTCAGGGCTACagcgccgcacacacacgctgcctgTTCCCTGCGCTGTTCAACCAAACACACGGGCTGGCTCACACGGGTGAGTTCAGCCACACGCCGAAACACACGGGCTAGTCGAGATGACCACTGAGACACACGGGCTAGTTCAGCCACACGCCGAAACACACGGGCTAGTCGAGATGACCACTGAGACACACGGGCTGGTTCAGCCTCACACGGGTCTGCcccacactgagacacacaggCTAGTTGAGAGATGAACACTGAAAGTCACAGCTAGTTGAGATGAACACTTAGACGGTAGGTTAGTTCAGGTGAATAGGGGGACAGGGAGTCTACTGTCCTGCCGTCTATTGGGGTTCAGTTGTCCCTGTGTTCCAATGTTAGCTTtgtggtaggcctactatgTTATTGCGGTGGTAGCCTACTTGAAAGTATAGAAGTGGCATCATTTGACCAAACTACGAATTAGGAAACCGATAGCAAACAATGAATCGTgtttaataaacacaaacacgacCATGTGTGAGTCAACTGGCGTGGTGATGAAACACATGACAGACTACAGACGGATGAACGCTCCGTATGGTTTAATGTAATGCAGCGATGTCTTCTCCTACCGGGCCATATGGCAGCGTCCTACGGAGCACATTAAAGAGGCTTATTGTAAATCTCTTCCTGACCGGATTGGCAGATCaattctgtccccccccccctgggaggGAAGATGGAGAACGCTGAGTCAGCCACACCGTGCTCGTGCCGGAACGTTCTCCGATACTTCCTCCGGGATCTGGTGTTGGGTTAGTGGTGGAGAGACACCACCTAGACCGACTAATTGGAGTTATGTCTAACGAATGGccataaaaaatattaaagagTAGTAACGAGTCGAACAAGGTaaaagtatgtgtatgtgtgtgtgtggctgtgttgtgtgtgagtttgaggaAATAGGAAGACGAGTCACCAATGGAAATACTGACCTTCTGTTGAGAAAGACCTTTATTTGTACAAAAACCTCAACGTAACACTTATCAAGGCCCTACAATATTGCAACTCATTACTCATCAGAGGGACCTCGCTGATGGAGATGATAATCATTCACAACTTAAAGACAAGACTGGAACTCAAAAACACAAAGCTTTCAAAAACAGGTGATTGATTTGTTCACAAAAAGCATATTTTCCATCTCATTAATTTCAAAAGCATATTTTACTATTCAAGTCTGAAGCAATTCCTGGATGTTACTGTAGTAGTGATGAAGACGTAAAAAAGATACATTCTAAAACCTGTTATGTGTAAACATTCATATAAATCGTTGAAATAATTTAAACTGTTTAAAATATCTTCAATATAAACTTGTAATCTGATATTTAAAGCCTCTTGTATGAAAGTATACTGGTTTGAATATGACGACAGCCATTCTATCATCTTATTGTCAAAGCTAAAATAAACCACACATTGTAAGCAGCAGAAAACGAAAAAATTAAATTCATACACAAAATCAGAGCATTGACTTACAGTCTTAACACAAACTTGCACAATCCCATTCCCTTTGCCATAAGCAGCTATTTTATTCAGCCTGCACAGTGATATCTCTTTCTAATCATCTACGATTGGAGTACATATAGGCCTAATTCCATTCATTAAAGCTAGCTAATTAGTTAAAGCTAGTTCAAGCCAGGTTCAAAGGTGATTCAAAACTTAAAATACAGTTTTTCAattccttaaaaaaaaagattatatcCACATAGATTGTGTTGCTAAAGCAGAGTGCAATTCCTGTGCTCGCCACCGGTGTCCCTAAGTAAGCGCTGGTCTCGCTAAACAAGGAATGCTAAAAACCTAACTACTTGATGTCTGCAGAGCTACGATTTAAACGCTTCTTTAACATCACTCCTCTCTAGTGGTCATAAACTGGCACAGAATCCTGTCTGCCGTTTAACTAATATTTACTGAATATTAACAGTTAATGATGAACAGTTAACGTTATTTTTAACATACTGCTCAAACCAGCTGAGCTCTGTGGTGACCAATCAAAATGATAGCTTTACTGGTTTCGGCCATGATATGTACAACATTATACATTCACTCTTGAGATGGATTTCACAAACAAACTTCCCGTGTACATTTAATGTCCTGCGACAGTCTGCGTCTCTTTCTCTGCTTGGTCTAACCTCTCTTACCTTAATCAATTCCCTGTCAGCCATCTTGGGATGGCCAAACCATAAACCATAACTCAGTGGTTCTTAGAACCACATTAGTAAACCACAACCCCCTTCTCTCCACATCATCTCATATTTCAAGAGGAGGGACGTCCCAGGCTCATCAGGAGGGAAGCCATCTTGTTCACTGCTCTCTTTGGCTGTCGGTAAGTTTCTCCTAAACATTACACATGGGCTCTAGTCAATCCCCTATTCATCGACGACTCAACAATCTTAACGGTTCAAAATACGTGTTTATAAATGCGTTGCAGGTCCATTTTTATAACCGCTCAAAAACACCAAGATCTGAAGTACTGGCTAAGGCCAACAGAGCCgttccaaaataaaagctcaGTACGAGCCACCTCTAAACCAAACCTGTAATACTTTATAAACGCACCAAATGTCCGTTATAAGCGGCGACCCTTTCTCGCTGGTACATCAGAAGCCTCTCTTGtggggtggtggcggcggccatGTTTTCCTCCGGCCTCCTACATACGgttgtactcctcctccttcccatcctcctctctgatCCGCACAGCTCCCGCCTCGTCCACGGCGCGCTCCCTCTTGGTTTCCACGCCGACCTCGGCGCCAGTGGCGACCGCGACCTCGGGGACCGCGTCGGCTGCGGCGGGCTCGTCGGCGGcgccctccgccccctcctcgccctccgCCACCGTGCGCTCCTTCTTCAACTTGATGCGGAACGCCTCCTTGCTCGGTGCCTTCTTGGCGATGTTCTCCTTCAGACGCTCGCCCGACTGCTTCAGGCGCTCGCCGGCGTTGTGCATCTTCTCGCGGCGCTCGGGCGGCACCACCTTCTCGCCCAGGTGGTGGAACTTGGTGCCCAGGTTCTCCTTGGTCTTGGCCATCTTCTCCTTGGAGAAGGCGGCCTTCAGGCCCGCCGTGCCCTTCATCATGGACTGCTTCAGGCGCGCGCCGCGGGTggactccgcctcctccaccgtgTCGTACTCCTCGTCCGAGGAGAGGTCGATCGGCACCTCGTAGGCGTCTGGTTCCACCTCCAGGCCGTCAAGGCCTGGGCCCTTGGGGGTCTTGGTGACGGCCACGGAGGGGATCTCTGCATCGCCCTGCGGGAGAGAGAAACTCTGTTAGAGGAGAACCCTTTGAGAGAGGAGTTCTGTAAGAGGGGGAACCCTTTGAGAGAGGGGTTCTGTTATGGGGAACCCTTTTAGAGAGGGGTTCTGTTAGAGGGGGAACCCTTTGAGAGAGGGGAACCCTTTGAGAGAGGGTTTCTGTTAGAGGACAATCCTTTTAGAGAGGGGTTCTGTTAGCGGAGAACCCTTTGAGAGAGGGGAACCCTTTGAGAGAGGGGTTCTGTTAGACGGAAAGTTGTTTGATAAAACGAGCAGCACATTCTTGATAGCATGTCAAAAAAAGATAATCAAGATGTATTTGTATGGATATTGTTCATTGGTTCAGTACTTTATCTCCCTTTACAGCCTTCAAATATCTGAACAATCAAATGAATgcattatttactttttaataGTACGATTTTTGATTGTGGCCGTTCCAAGTTCCAATCTGGAAAGAAAGTTTTATGTGGCTTAGCAGAGagtaaaaaacacatgttccaTCATTTCCCCAGCTTAAGTGTGTCTCTATTGAAAGGATTACTTTGTTTACGTCACTGTTTGATcatctaaatatttttttgtctttcaatTACCAAGTGCGACCGATAACCACTGCCCCACCGTTCTCCTCTTTATCACTGATGAGATCCTGATTAAATCTGTTGTTCATCAAACTCCAATTTCCTGCCTGACTTGGGAAATAAATCAGTGAGTTCAAGCAAAACACACTCTTTAAAGAGTAACACCGGCCTACATCCACAGGCAGCTCCATCCTACAGCAACAGTTAAGAGGTAGATGCTCCAGGTTCATAAATCCTCCCCTGTATTTCAAGTCAACCCGTTCTATTCTCAGTCAAACTGACGAAAGACCTAACGGGCCAAACCAGCTGGAGCCAACCTTACATGGCTGGAATGTGGACCGGGATTATCTGAGGCTGGATTCCAAAGAAAAGGCGATCACATGATATtacctatatttatatatatttatatataggtatatatatttatatataggtacatatatttatatataacagCACAaacggttgttgttgttcttcggTGCTGATAGATTGACCACCGCACTCCACAGAATAGTTCTTTGGAACTGAATTACCCCTGTTTAATG is a genomic window of Gadus morhua chromosome 8, gadMor3.0, whole genome shotgun sequence containing:
- the cavin4a gene encoding caveolae-associated protein 4a, with amino-acid sequence MDPHKYGMPGGQEKLEIVGVEDADGNPISALTILSLLERVAGIIDNVQSGQQRMEERQTDLESNIRGIQGDVLKLSKDHHATSGTVEKLLQKTRKVSANVKEVRTRVEKQNLRVKKVEGAQDELLTRNKFRVVIYQGDAEIPSVAVTKTPKGPGLDGLEVEPDAYEVPIDLSSDEEYDTVEEAESTRGARLKQSMMKGTAGLKAAFSKEKMAKTKENLGTKFHHLGEKVVPPERREKMHNAGERLKQSGERLKENIAKKAPSKEAFRIKLKKERTVAEGEEGAEGAADEPAAADAVPEVAVATGAEVGVETKRERAVDEAGAVRIREEDGKEEEYNRM